The genomic interval GCTGCAGCCCGGCGTGTTGTTTGTCTCCGCAGGAGGCCTGGGCATGAAGCAGCAGCAGTGGTGCGGGCTGACGGCCAAGATGGGCACCGTGCTGTCGGGGGTCTTCACCATCCTGGCCACCAACATGTACCTCATCTTCGAGCGGAAGCACCTGGGGCACGGCAACTGCTCCGAGATCAGCCTTCAGGAGGAGAGCCCCAACCCCGCGCGGCAGTTCCTCGTCTGCTGGAGCTACACGATCGTGCTGTGCCTGTCCATGGTCACCATCGTCCTCAGCTGCCTCCTGCTGTACGCCGTGTACGCACAGATCTACAGCGGGCTGCTGGTCTACGGGGTCTGGATCCTCTTCTACGAGGCCGTCAACCTGGTGGTCCAGGTCTTCACCAACAAGCTCAGCTCCACCGAGGTGCGCGCCATGCGCTGGCTGGGCTTCGTGCTGCGGACCCTGCTGCACTGCTACGGGCTCTTCTTCGTCGTCGTCTACGCCCACACCATCTACAAGAGCCAGAACCAGGGGAACATCGTCTTCTACAACAGACGCGTTTCCATGAGCGGCGGAGAGACCCCTCGGCAGAAGTCAAAGATCCTGAGCTTTGTCCACCACTATAAAGAGTGACCTGGGCGCCTGTCTTTCCCCAAGAGGCAGGTCTCTCCGGTTCTTAGGGTAGCCCCTTTCTTGCTCTCTCCCCCGCCCCTTTGGCTGAGCAGTTTGGCCAGTGCAGACCCCACGGCCACTCTTCCAGGGGGAATGTGGAGAGATGAAGTGATTCTGATCATAAAGGGCGTATCCTGCTCCTTGAGGGCATTTGTTGAGTTCAAGGGCCTCATGATGGATCAAACCTTCCTTGAATTCTGCCTTCCTGTTCTGGTTATGCTACTGCATAACCTTACTGGTCAAAATCAAGATGAAAAAGTACAGAAATGAAGCTGATTTGCTGAACAGCCGGCTCTCCTTGTTTTGATATGTCTTCATTCGTCTTCAACCCACAGCTCTTTTAATGTGATCTCAGGCTAGCCTCATCTGTATTTAGACTCAGATTGTTGTAGCACAAAGAAAAGACACTGTTGGCCTTGGGGTGGATTTGTGCTATGGTTTCCCCCTCTGTCTTCTATGCTATATTCCAGATAAGTAAGACAATAAAAATAGAGGAGAATCATTCTTCAATCTGTCTTGAATTCTTTCCCTCCTTTGGCGTTCAAGAAGCACTAAAGGGACTTGATTATTCAAGAGGTAAATTTGTGGGACACGATGGCTACtcggtgaggctgaggcaggaggatcacaaattgaaggccaacctcagccactgagcaaagccttgtctcaaaatttaaaaaaaaaaaattaaagggactggggacatagctcagtggttaatccccagtactggaaaaaaaattaaacagtgattaaatttatttctatgacTATCCCTGTACTGTACACTGTGGGGGATACcaaaaaagaataagatgtgTAGCCTGACCTTCAGGATTTTGTAGCTTTATGGAAGAGACTAACTTACTATTTATGAATCAATTAGCCAATCAAATCATAAAATGTACTGTTGCAGATCAACAAACTCtcctcctcaaaaaaataaacatatcacacgcacacacaaaagcCTATAATTGGACAAATGTTGGCATATGTACATGCCATGAAACCATCACCAAGATCAGGTTCACAAGCAGACATCATCCCAAACTTCCCTGTAAACCCTGTCTTCCaactctcttttttttggggggcgggggggctactggggattgaactcaggggcaattaaccactgagccccatccccggccctattttgtattttatttagagacagagtctcactgagttgcttagtgtctcccttttgctgaggctggctttgaacttgtgatcctcctgcctcagcctccggagctgctgggattacaggtgtgtgccaacatgcctgccttgttgtttagtttttttatttttttaaatattttattttttaatatttatttttttagttggacacaatagttttattttgtttatttttatgt from Ictidomys tridecemlineatus isolate mIctTri1 chromosome 8, mIctTri1.hap1, whole genome shotgun sequence carries:
- the Tmem217 gene encoding transmembrane protein 217, with the translated sequence MKQQQWCGLTAKMGTVLSGVFTILATNMYLIFERKHLGHGNCSEISLQEESPNPARQFLVCWSYTIVLCLSMVTIVLSCLLLYAVYAQIYSGLLVYGVWILFYEAVNLVVQVFTNKLSSTEVRAMRWLGFVLRTLLHCYGLFFVVVYAHTIYKSQNQGNIVFYNRRVSMSGGETPRQKSKILSFVHHYKE